Genomic DNA from Streptomyces sp. AM 2-1-1:
GCTCCTCACCGCCCCGCGGGGTGTTTCCGCGCCACCGTCGTGGCCGGGAGGAGGTCCGGGCTGCCGCTGACGGCCCTGCGCAGGGCGGCGGTCCTCTCGCGGATCTCGGGGAGCTTGGCGTACAGCGCGTCGCCGGGGCAGTCGGTGCCGTAACTGTCACGGTGGCCCGAAATGACCTGCAGGTCCGCGGAGTTGCCCTTGGGGTAGAGGCTCTCGCTGTTGGTGGAGACGAGGACCACCTCACCGCGCGGGTCGGTACCGGGGCGCAGCTTCCACGCGGCGATGCGCTCGATGGCGTCGAGCATGGGCTGCGGTACGGGGGTGGCCGGGTCGGTGAAGGTGCCGAGGGCGGCTATCCCGACGGTGTCCGCGTTGAAGCCCTTGGTGTGGGCACCGCGCACCGGGCGGGTGGTTCCGCCGGCGCGGCCTTCGTAGATGGTGCCGCAGCGGTCGACGACGAAGTTGTAGCCGATGTCGTCCCAGCCCTCGTCGTTGACGTGGTCGGACTGGACGGCCCGCAGCATCTCGGGGGCGTCGTCGCAGTCGTACCGGTTGCCGTTGTTCGTGTGGTGGATGAAGACGGCGCGGGCGGCTCCGGTGTACTGCGCCTCCTCCTTCACGATCGACTCGTCGGCGTGCCAGGCGGCGCGGCTGACGATCGCGGGCTGGGCGGGCACCCGTATCCGCTCCGGGGCGACGGCGGCGCGCACCGGAGGGGGGTGCCCTGTCGGACCGTCCCGGAATATCAGGAAGGCCAGCGACAGGAGTACGGCTCCTATGGCCAAGCGGCGGGACCACATGAGGTCCACCCTGCGTCGCCCCGCCGCACTTCGCAGGGGGGCCGGGCAACCGGGTGACGCGAGGGCCGGACCCGGAGGCCACCGCACCCCCGCTGACCTGCGGGGTCGTACGGACCAGGGCCGCCACGTCCGCCCCGGGCCCGGCTTCACCAGGTCTCGCCGCCCCGGTCCGCCCGTGCTCCCCCGGCTCCCGCCCCCGGGCCTTCGCGCCGCCCCAGCAGCCACGGCGCCAGCAGCGGGAACACCAGGACGGAGACCATCGCGGCGCCGACCAGGGCGGCGCCCTCCCCGCTGCCGATCACCTTCTCGTCGAGTCCGATGGTGGTGATCGCGACGACGAGCGGCAGGCAGGTGGCCGCGTACAGGGCCAGAGCCCCGCGCTCCGCGCCCGAGGGCAGGTCGCGAGGCGCGAGGAGGTACACCGGGCCGCCGCGCACCAGCAGGAAGAGGAGCAGGAAGACCGGGAGCAGCGCGAGGGACCGTCCGCCGTCGAGCAGGGCCGCCAGGTCGAAGTCGATGCCGGTGACCACGTAGAAAAAGGGCACGAGGAAGCCGAAACCGATGGCTTCCGCCTTGGAGAGGATCACCTCGCTGCTCTCCGGCACCGAGCCCGTCAGGACGAGTCGGGTCAGCATGCCGGCGGCGAACGCGCCGAGGAGGGTGTCCAGGCCGAAGAGGTCGGACAGGCCCAGCATCGCGGCGAGCAGCAGCATCACGAAACGCACCGCGAACTGGGCGCTGCTGTGCAGGGTCCGGGCGACGATCCGGCCGAACCAGGGGGGCCGGGGCCGGGACGCCCACCACACGGCACCGGCCGTCACCACCGCGAACAGGATCAGCACCACGCCCGCCGCCCCGGGGCTCCGCCCGCTGAACAGCAGGGCCATCGCGATGATCGGGCCGAACTCGCCGACGGCGCAGAACCCGGTGACCACCGTCCCGAAGCGGCCCTCCAGTCGCCCCGAGTCCCGCAGGATCGGCAGGACGGCGCCGAGCGCGGTGCTCGTCAGGGCGGTGCCGATGACCAGGCTCCGGGCCAGGTCCCCTCCGTCGACCGCCAGGGAGACGCCCAGCCCGAGGGCGAGGGAGATCAGCCAGGCGCCGCCGGCCCGGCGCAGCACCGGGACGCCGACGTCGCCGAACCGGATCTCGTATCCGGCGAGGAAGATCAGCATCGACAGGCCCAGGTCGGAGAGGGCGTCGATCACCTGGTCGTGGTGGGCCAGGCCGAGGACGTCCGGGCCGACCACGATCCCCAGCAGGATTTCGAAGATCACCACGGGCACGGAGAGCAGCCGTGAGACGGAGGCGGTGAGCAGCGGCGCCAGGGCGGCCATGGCCATGATCAGGACGAGGGTGCCGGGGTTCTCCACCGTTCGCATCCTGCAAGAGCTGGCCGCCCGAGCCCGGGACGAACACGCCCCGGACGGGAACGGTCGGACACGGCCCGGCGGGTCGGTCCACCTGGTTCGGGCAGAAGGCGTCCTTCGCCGGACGCCGTCCCGTGGTGAGGAAGGTGGTCACGGTCCGGTCGCCGCAGGCGTTGCCGTTGCCCAGGTACATCCCGTGGCCGCCCTGTCCGACGGTGACCGTGCGGGCCTTCGCACCGAGCGCCGCGCGCATCCGCAGGGCGCCGCCGTAGGGGGTGGCGGGGTCGCGGAGGCTCTGGATCATCAGGATGTTCGAAGGGCCGTCGCCGGTGAGCGTCACCGGCCGGTCGGCGGGCGGGTGCGGCCAGAACGCGCAGGGCGTGATGTTGGCGGGCATCCCCGCGGTCAGCGGGTACCGCTCCCGGTCGGCGGCGACCTCCGCCCGGTACCCCGCCACGTCCGCGGGCCACCGCACGTCGTTGCGGATCACCGCGACCATCAGCGCCGCGTCCTGGTCCGGCAGCGGGTGCGCCGGCTCCGGCGGCAGGACGGGCACGGCGTCCGGGTCCCGCACGGCCCGCACCAGCGCGGCGAACCCGGCGAACGCGTCATCGCAGTAGAGGGCGTTCCGGAGCGCCTGGCGCAGGCCGTTCCCGGTGAGCGGGGCGCCCGGGACGCTCGACTCCCCGGGCGCGCGGTCGAGTCGGGAGGCGAGGTCCAGGACAGGCATCCCGGCGCGGTCCGTCGGGCGGCCGCTCCGGCGGACATCACCCGTTCCCCCGCCCCCGCGTGCCGCCACCACCCCGCCCCGCTTTCAATGACATGTCGTCCCGGAGGTGTCCAGGAGGCCCCATGCCGTCGTCGCCTGCCCCGCCGTTCGTCCCGTCCCCGCGTCGTGAGCGGGCGCCGCACCCCACGGGCCGGCCGCGCCGCCTCGGCGGGTGGTGCGCACGGCACTCCGTGGGCGTGCTCCTGCTCTGGGCGGTGGCGCTCGCGGGGCTCCAGGGGCTGGTCCACGCGTACGGCGGTGACTACTCGGACGACTTCTCGCTCCCCGGCACCCAGTCCCAGGACGGGCTGGACGTCCTGCGCGCCCACGCGCCGTCCGCCGGCGGTCACAGCGCCCAGATCGTCCTGCACGACGGCGAGCCCCTCACCGACCTCTCCGACCAGGTCTCCTCGGCGGTCACCGGCCTCCGGAAGCTGCCCGACGTCCTCGTGGTCCAGAACCCGCTGCCACCGCCGGGCAGCACCCCTCCCCCGCCGCCGACCGGTACCCCGGACACCGGCCCGCTCTCCGCGGACGGGAGGACGGCGTACGTCACGGTCCGTTTCGACGTGCGGCCCTCGACGCTCGGCGCCGAGTACCTGCACGGGGTGGACCGGGCGGTTCAGCCGCTGCGTGCGGCGGGGGTGCGCGTGGAGTACGGGGGCCCGCTGGGCGAACTCGCGCGGCCGGGGGCCGGCGACCGCACCGGCGAGGCGATCGGTTTCGGGGTGGCGTTCCTGGTGCTGCTGATCGGCTTCGGCAGCCTGCTCGCCGCCCTGTTGCCCCTGGTCACGGCGGTGTTCTGCGCGGTGGTCGGCGTGGCGCTGCTGGGGCTGCTCGCCTCGGTGTGGACCTTCGCCACGGTCTCCCCGACGCTCGCCACGATGATCGGTACCGGCGTCGGCATCGACTACGCGCTCTTCCTGGTGACCCGGCACCGGCAGAACCTTCTGGACGGCCGGGATCCGGCCACCGTCGCCGGGAACGCCGCCGCGACCAGCGGGCGCGCGGTCCTGCTCTCCGGCTGCACGGTGGTCCTCGCGCTCTCCGGCCTCTGGGTCTGCGGTATCGGCTTCATCGGCAGGCTCGGACTGGCCGCTGCCGTCACCGTCGTCACGGCGGTGATCGGCGCCCTCACCCTGGTCCCCGCGCTCCTGGGGCTGATCGGCCGCCGCATCGACCGCCTCCGGGTCCGTACCCCGGTCGCCGAGACGGACGCCACGCCCGGCGGGAACACGCGCGGCGGGAACATGTCCGGCGGGAGCACGCACAGCGGTTGGCACCGGTACGCCCGGCGGGTGGAGCGGCGTCCCTGGTGGTTCCTGGCGGGCGGGGTGGTGGTGCTGGCGGTGCTCGCCTTCCCGCTCCTCTCCCTCCGGTCGGGGCACATCGGCGACGGGGCGGACCCGGAGTCGTTCACCGACCGGCGGGCCTACGACCTGATGTCGTCCGCCTTCGGGCCCGGTTCCAACGGCCCGCTGACGCTGGTGATCGACCGGAGCGACGTGCCGCAGGCGGACCGGCCGGCACTCGCCTCCCAGGCGGGCAAGGCCCTCACCGGGGTGCCCGACGCGGCGACGATCACGCCGCTCACCGCCACCTCGGACGGCGACGTGCTGACCGCGACCGCCTACTCGGTCGCGGGCCCGCAGGACGAGCGGACCACCGCGCTCACCGACGACCTGACCGACACCGTGCTCCCGAAGGCGGTGGAAGGCTACGAGGCCCGGACGTACGTCACCGGCACCACCGCCGCCCAGGTCGACTTCCTCGGCGTCGTCGCCGGCCGGCTGCCGCTGGTCGTCGCGGTGGTGGTGGCCCTCGCGTTCCTGGTGGTCCTGGTCGTCTTCCGGGGTCCGCTCGTCGCCGTGAAGGCCGCGGTTCTCGGCGTGCTCTCGATCTCCGCCTCGTACGGGGTCGTGGTCGCCGTCTTCCAGTGGGGCTGGGGCGGACCGGCGCTCGGTGTCCCGGGGGACGTGCCGATCGAGAGCTACGTCCCGGTGATGATGTTCGCGATCGTCTTCGGGTGGGGCATGGACCACGAGATCTTCCTGCTCTCCCGCATCCACGAGGCGTGGCTGCGCACCGGTGACCCCCGGGGGAGCGTCGCGCACGCGCTGGGAATCACCGCCCGGGTCATCACCTGCGCGGCACTGATCATGGTCAGCGTCTTCGCGGCGTTCCTGATCAGCGACAGCATCGTGGTGAAGATGCTGGGCCTCGGCCTCGCCGCCGGCGTGCTCATCGACGCGTCGGTCGTCCGCCTGCTCCTGGTGCCTGCCGTCATGACCCTGCTCGGCCGGGCCGCCTGGTGGACCCCCCGGTGGCTGGACCGCGCGCTGCCGCGCCCGGGCACGGAGGGAACCGCCGGCCGGAAGCCCTGACACCTGTCGCGGGAGCCGCCCGGAGAACGACGAAACCCCCGCCCACCGGTCGCGCGGACCGGAGGGCGGGGGCGCTGTCGTGCGTGGCGGGTCGTGCCGGAGCGCTTACGCCGCGCGGTTGGCGCGGCGCACCGCGGCGGCGGCGCGGGCCTCCGGCGTCGCCAGGTCGGTGCGGCGGGGCCGGCCGGCACCCGAGCGGGCACCCGCGCCAGGACCGCGGCCACGGCCCATGAAGGCCCCGCCCCGCGACTTGCCGGAGGACTTGGCGCGCTCGGACGGCGGGCTGCTGATGACGACGGGGACGCCGGACGGGGTCCGGGCGCCGGTGATCCGGCTCAGCTCGGCCTCGCCGGACCGGACCTGGGCGATCTGCGGGGTGATGCCCGCGTCCATCATCAGGCGGGACATCTCGCGTCGCTGGTTGGGCAGCACCAGCGTGACCACGCTGCCGGACTCGCCGGCCCGCGCGGTGCGCCCGCCCCGGTGGAGGTAGTCCTTGTGGTCGCTCGGCGGGTCGACGTTCACCACGAGGTCGAGGTTGTCGACGTGGATGCCGCGCGCCGCGACGTTGGTGGCGACCAGCACGGTGACGTGCCCGGTCTTGAAGCGGTCCAGGGTGCGGGTGCGCTGCGGCTGCGACTTGCCGCCGTGCAGCGCGGCGGCCCGGACGCCGCTGGCCAGCAGGTGGTCGGTGAGCCGGTCCACCGCGTGCTTGGTGTCCAGGAACATGATCACCCGTCCCTCGCGGGCGGCGATCTCCGTGGTGGTCGCGTACTTGTCGGCGCCCTGCACGTAGAGCACGTGGTGCTCCATCGTGGTGACGGCACCGGCGGCCGGGTCGACGGAGTGCACGACCGGGTCGTGCAGGTAGCGCCGGACCAGCAGGTCGACGTTCTTGTCGAGGGTGGCCGAGAAGAGCATCCGCTGCCCCTCCGGGTTGACCTGGTCCAGCAACTCGGTGACCTGCGGCATGAAGCCCATGTCGGCCATCTGGTCGGCCTCGTCGAGCACCGTGATGGTGACCCGGTCCAGCTTGCAGTCACCGCGCTCGATGAGGTCCTTGAGCCGGCCCGGCGTGGCGACGACGACCTCGGCACCGCCCCGCAGCGCGCTGGCCTGCCGGCCGATCGACATGCCGCCGACGACGGTGGCGAGCCGCAGCTTCAGCGACCGGGCGTACGGGGTGAGCGCGTCGGTCACCTGCTGGGCCAGCTCACGGGTGGGCACGAGGACCAGGGCGAGCGGGCGGCGGGCGTCCGCACGGCGGCCTTCGGTACGGGCCAGCAGCGCGAGGCCGAAGGCCAGCGTCTTGCCGGAGCCGGTACGGCCGCGCCCGAGGACGTCGCGTCCGGCGAGCGAGTTGGGGAGGGTGGCCGCCTGGATCGGGAACGGCACGGTGACGCCCTCGGCGACGAGCGTCGCCTTCAGGGGCGCGGGCAGCTCCATGGCCTCGAAGGTCTCGATCGCCGGGAGACCCGGGTTGATCGTGACCGGCAGGGCGAACTCGCTCCGGCCCGCGGACGGCCTGCGGCTGCCCTGGCCACCGGAGCGGCGCGGTCCGCCGCCGGAGCCGGCGGGGCGGCCCCCGCCGGAGTACCTCGAGCCACCGCCGAAGCCGGATCCGGAACCGCCGCCGAAGCCGGAGCCACCGGAACCGGGGCCACCGGAGCGGGTGCGGGAAAACCTGTCGTTCGAGCGGGGCGTGCGATCGCGGTTCATGCAGAACCTTTCCTCGATGGGCACGTATCGAGGGATTCTCTGTGCAGAGCGACGACCGACAGGGCGCCCAGAATCGCAAGAACGAGCCGATGAATGAAACACAAACGGAAACAGGAGAACCGGAATCGGAACTCCTGTTGAAGAACGGGAAACAACGGGCGGACGGACGTGCTGACAATCCGGTCCGCCGACATCATCCCGCAGCGTCGGCCGGGAACGCCAACGAGCCGGGGCCCGCACCCCTAGGTGCGGGCCCCAGCTGCGTGGAACGACTGTGCGAGATCAGGCGGGAACGATGTTCTCGGCCTGCGGGCCCTTCTGGCCCTGCGTGATGTCGAAGTTCACCTTCTGGCCCTCCTGCAGCTCACGGAAGCCCTGGGCGGCGATGTTCGAGTAGTGGGCGAACACGTCCGGGCCGCCACCCTCCTGCTCGATGAAGCCGAAGCCCTTTTCCGAGTTGAACCACTTCACGGTTCCAGTAGCCATGTCAGTCTCCTTGGGGGCATAACCCGCGGATGCGCACTGTGCGCATCCAACGTCGCCGCGATGATTACCCCGTCCGGGATGAATACCGGAAATACAAACCGCACCCCGCCGGCATACAACTGGCAAGAGCGCGTGAAGTTCTTGGGAACCACAACTGCAACTGGATCAACCGTAGCACGATGCAAGCGAAAGGGGGCGGTACGTAATTACGCTCCGCCCGGGGTGTCATAAATTCTCCTCGCGCATTGTCCGCAAATCTGCTTCGACGGAAGCAGATATTCAGGATCCACCGGACCGAACGGACCCGCCGGACCGAACGGACCCCGCGGACCCAACGGACGAGTCGGACCGGCCGGCCCCGTCGGGCCGCCCGCCGCCCGGGGAGGTGCGCAGCTCCTCGTTGAGCCGGAGCGCCTCTTCGAGCTGGTCCTCCAGGATCACGATCCGGCAGGCGGCCTCCACCGGCGTCCCGCTGTCGACCAGCTCGCGGGCGCGGGCCGCGATGCGGAGCTGGTAGCGGGAGTAACGGCGGTGGCCGCCGCCGGACCGCAGGGGGGTGATCAGCCGGGCGTCTCCGAGCGCCCGGAGGAAAGCGGGCGTCGCGCCGATCATCTCCGCCGCCCTCCCCATCGTGTACGCGGGGTAGTCGTCGTCGTCGAGGCGGTCGACGACGTGCGGTGTGGCTTCCGGGGGCATAGCACCTCTTCCGGGACCGCGAGGGAGCGGGACCGGGGGGCGGCCTGTCCGCTCCCCGGGGACGCTGGCGAGTCCCAGAACACTTGTGTCCAGATCAGTCACGTCTATCGTAGCCGCGACAGTTTTTCCCGTCTCGTGGAGCGAGGCTTTCTGCCCCTCCCGCACGGATCGGGCAGCTGCCCGGGCGCGCCACGCGGCGTGGCCCGGGCCGGAGGCCGGCCCTGTGGGAGGGGCGCCCACCGCCGGCCCGCGCGCACCCCGGCGACCGACCGTTCGTGCGAACTGATCCGGGCTACCGGTCAGTTGTCGCCGGAGCCGGGGGCGGTCCATAATGCACGCGTAGCCCTTCGCGCATCCCCCGTCGTGAAGGGCTACGTCATGTCTCCGGCCCGAATCCGGCCGCGCCCGGGGCGACTTCGCGCGACCGCCCCGGTGCCGGGCCGCCCGGCGGAGCTCGCGCCGGACCGGCCGCCGCCGTCCCTCCTCCCTCCACCGGCTCCCGCTGCGTTTGCGGGCCGTACGCCCAGCCGGTTACGTGGAAGCGTCACGAGTCCGGGCCGCGCGCACGGGTCCGGCCGGCGCCACCAGGAGGGACAGGCAGATGTCCGGAAAGAGCTCCCGGAAGTCCCCGGAGGCCGGGACGTCCGGCACGGCCGGGGCGGCGGGCCCGTCCAAGGCGCGCCTGCTGCTGAAGATCGGTACCAGCACTCTCGCCGTCGTCCGCGCGGTGAAGCGGGTGCGCCACGTCACCGGCCGGGCCGACAAGCTGATCGCGGCCGACGCCGTGGCGGGCCTGCTGCCGATGATCACCGCCGTCGCGATCGTCGTGCGTCAGCTCCGGCGTAAACCGCACGCCGCCCACGCCACTCATTAGGGCAGTTTCCCGGGCAGGGAGGGCCGTCGGGCACGGGATCCGGCGAAACCGCCCCGGTGAGCCCGTCCGGCCGGGTACGACTGGTCCGTGTCCACCTTCGAGATCACCACCGCGAGCGCCGACGACATGCCCCTTCTCGCCGCCTGGGCCCACGAGGAGGGGTGGAACCCGGGCCTCGCCGACGAGGGGCCCTTCTTCGCCGCCGACCCGTGCGGGTTCCTCTTCGGCCGGCTCGACGGTGAGCCCGTCACCTCGGTGTCGGTCGTGCGCTACGGCTCCGGCTACGCCTTCCTCGGCTTCTACCTCACCCGTCCCCATCTGCGCGGCCGGGGATACGGGCTGTCGACCTGGCGGGCGGGCACCGCGCGCCTGAGCGGGCGCACCATCGGGCTCGACGGCGTACCCGACCAGCAGGACAACTACCGCAGGTCGGGTTTCCGTACGGAGTGGCGGAACGCCCGCTACGAGGGTTTCGTGGCGGCAGGGACCGCGCTGCCGCCGGGCCTGCGCCTGGTCGACGCCCGGACGGTGCCGTTCGAGCGGCTGGCCGCGTACGACCGCCGGTTCTTCCCCGCGCCGCGCGACGCCTTCCTCGCGGCGTGGATCACCGCCCCGCGGCGGGCCGCGCTCGCGGTGGTGCGGGAGGAGGACGGCGCGGTCGAGGGGTTCGGGGTGTTGCGCGCCTGCCGCGCGGCCTCCCGGGTCGGCCCGCTGTTCGCGGGTTCGCCGGAGGTGGCGGCGGCGCTGCTCGGCGCACTCGCGGCC
This window encodes:
- a CDS encoding cation:proton antiporter — encoded protein: MENPGTLVLIMAMAALAPLLTASVSRLLSVPVVIFEILLGIVVGPDVLGLAHHDQVIDALSDLGLSMLIFLAGYEIRFGDVGVPVLRRAGGAWLISLALGLGVSLAVDGGDLARSLVIGTALTSTALGAVLPILRDSGRLEGRFGTVVTGFCAVGEFGPIIAMALLFSGRSPGAAGVVLILFAVVTAGAVWWASRPRPPWFGRIVARTLHSSAQFAVRFVMLLLAAMLGLSDLFGLDTLLGAFAAGMLTRLVLTGSVPESSEVILSKAEAIGFGFLVPFFYVVTGIDFDLAALLDGGRSLALLPVFLLLFLLVRGGPVYLLAPRDLPSGAERGALALYAATCLPLVVAITTIGLDEKVIGSGEGAALVGAAMVSVLVFPLLAPWLLGRREGPGAGAGGARADRGGETW
- a CDS encoding GNAT family N-acetyltransferase, with product MSTFEITTASADDMPLLAAWAHEEGWNPGLADEGPFFAADPCGFLFGRLDGEPVTSVSVVRYGSGYAFLGFYLTRPHLRGRGYGLSTWRAGTARLSGRTIGLDGVPDQQDNYRRSGFRTEWRNARYEGFVAAGTALPPGLRLVDARTVPFERLAAYDRRFFPAPRDAFLAAWITAPRRAALAVVREEDGAVEGFGVLRACRAASRVGPLFAGSPEVAAALLGALAATAPGVPVAMDVPDINPVAVRLAEQLGLTPSFGTARMYAGPVPEFDRSGVYGLTSLELG
- a CDS encoding peptidoglycan recognition protein; this encodes MWSRRLAIGAVLLSLAFLIFRDGPTGHPPPVRAAVAPERIRVPAQPAIVSRAAWHADESIVKEEAQYTGAARAVFIHHTNNGNRYDCDDAPEMLRAVQSDHVNDEGWDDIGYNFVVDRCGTIYEGRAGGTTRPVRGAHTKGFNADTVGIAALGTFTDPATPVPQPMLDAIERIAAWKLRPGTDPRGEVVLVSTNSESLYPKGNSADLQVISGHRDSYGTDCPGDALYAKLPEIRERTAALRRAVSGSPDLLPATTVARKHPAGR
- a CDS encoding DEAD/DEAH box helicase — protein: MNRDRTPRSNDRFSRTRSGGPGSGGSGFGGGSGSGFGGGSRYSGGGRPAGSGGGPRRSGGQGSRRPSAGRSEFALPVTINPGLPAIETFEAMELPAPLKATLVAEGVTVPFPIQAATLPNSLAGRDVLGRGRTGSGKTLAFGLALLARTEGRRADARRPLALVLVPTRELAQQVTDALTPYARSLKLRLATVVGGMSIGRQASALRGGAEVVVATPGRLKDLIERGDCKLDRVTITVLDEADQMADMGFMPQVTELLDQVNPEGQRMLFSATLDKNVDLLVRRYLHDPVVHSVDPAAGAVTTMEHHVLYVQGADKYATTTEIAAREGRVIMFLDTKHAVDRLTDHLLASGVRAAALHGGKSQPQRTRTLDRFKTGHVTVLVATNVAARGIHVDNLDLVVNVDPPSDHKDYLHRGGRTARAGESGSVVTLVLPNQRREMSRLMMDAGITPQIAQVRSGEAELSRITGARTPSGVPVVISSPPSERAKSSGKSRGGAFMGRGRGPGAGARSGAGRPRRTDLATPEARAAAAVRRANRAA
- a CDS encoding MerR family transcriptional regulator, with translation MPPEATPHVVDRLDDDDYPAYTMGRAAEMIGATPAFLRALGDARLITPLRSGGGHRRYSRYQLRIAARARELVDSGTPVEAACRIVILEDQLEEALRLNEELRTSPGGGRPDGAGRSDSSVGSAGSVRSGGSVRSGGS
- a CDS encoding MMPL family transporter, whose protein sequence is MPSSPAPPFVPSPRRERAPHPTGRPRRLGGWCARHSVGVLLLWAVALAGLQGLVHAYGGDYSDDFSLPGTQSQDGLDVLRAHAPSAGGHSAQIVLHDGEPLTDLSDQVSSAVTGLRKLPDVLVVQNPLPPPGSTPPPPPTGTPDTGPLSADGRTAYVTVRFDVRPSTLGAEYLHGVDRAVQPLRAAGVRVEYGGPLGELARPGAGDRTGEAIGFGVAFLVLLIGFGSLLAALLPLVTAVFCAVVGVALLGLLASVWTFATVSPTLATMIGTGVGIDYALFLVTRHRQNLLDGRDPATVAGNAAATSGRAVLLSGCTVVLALSGLWVCGIGFIGRLGLAAAVTVVTAVIGALTLVPALLGLIGRRIDRLRVRTPVAETDATPGGNTRGGNMSGGSTHSGWHRYARRVERRPWWFLAGGVVVLAVLAFPLLSLRSGHIGDGADPESFTDRRAYDLMSSAFGPGSNGPLTLVIDRSDVPQADRPALASQAGKALTGVPDAATITPLTATSDGDVLTATAYSVAGPQDERTTALTDDLTDTVLPKAVEGYEARTYVTGTTAAQVDFLGVVAGRLPLVVAVVVALAFLVVLVVFRGPLVAVKAAVLGVLSISASYGVVVAVFQWGWGGPALGVPGDVPIESYVPVMMFAIVFGWGMDHEIFLLSRIHEAWLRTGDPRGSVAHALGITARVITCAALIMVSVFAAFLISDSIVVKMLGLGLAAGVLIDASVVRLLLVPAVMTLLGRAAWWTPRWLDRALPRPGTEGTAGRKP
- a CDS encoding cold-shock protein; translation: MATGTVKWFNSEKGFGFIEQEGGGPDVFAHYSNIAAQGFRELQEGQKVNFDITQGQKGPQAENIVPA